Proteins from a genomic interval of Lolium perenne isolate Kyuss_39 chromosome 1, Kyuss_2.0, whole genome shotgun sequence:
- the LOC139834961 gene encoding uncharacterized protein, producing the protein MPLYRSISTPIVGDGQRTSFWEDDWLGIGALRHTMPVLFSHATKPRDSIAAVLEKGVRESLVTRLTVEAERELAHVMRLLETVQLSNTPDSRSLIRCSKKGGELAVGDLYSLLLTSGIAAPYASFVWDSFAPSKAKFFAWLLLRARIQSRAALLRKHILTAEEAGCDMCGEPLETADHIMFGCSFARSFWTAVGWTLPEDANVEDLHSYAAPDAFGKNAATTLTILLCWNLWKHRNGVVFRRDQPWLARLLRACRDDASLWRTRLPQAIAGEAATWDACLRDIS; encoded by the coding sequence ATGCCGCTCTATCGAAGCATATCGACGCCGATCGTGGGCGATGGCCAGCGTACCAGTTTCTGGGAAGATGATTGGCTTGGGATCGGAGCTCTCCGCCACACCATGCCGGTGCTGTTCTCCCATGCCACTAAACCCCGTGATTCGATCGCTGCGGTTCTCGAGAAAGGGGTTAGAGAATCCTTGGTCACCCGGCTCACGGTGGAGGCGGAACGTGAGTTGGCGCATGTCATGCGTCTGCTCGAGACGGTGCAGCTCTCCAACACCCCGGACTCCCGCTCGCTCATCAGATGCTCCAAGAAAGGGGGGGAACTGGCTGTCGGCGACCTCTACTCGCTGCTGCTGACCAGCGGGATCGCTGCTCCATACGCCAGCTTTGTCTGGGACAGCTTTGCCCCGTCGAAAGCAAAATTCTTCGCCTGGCTTTTGCTGCGCGCTCGAATTCAGTCGCGAGCCGCGCTGCTTCGGAAGCATATTCTCACGGCGGAAGAGGCGGGGTGCGACATGTGCGGTGAGCCCCTGGAGACTGCCGACCACATCATGTTCGGCTGCTCCTTCGCGAGGAGCTTCTGGACTGCTGTTGGCTGGACACTACCCGAGGACGCCAACGTTGAGGACCTGCACTCCTATGCCGCCCCAGATGCTTTTGGGAAAAACGCGGCCACCACCCTGACTATCCTCCTGTGCTGGAACTTGTGGAAGCATCGTAATGGTGTAGTTTTCCGTCGTGATCAACCGTGGCTGGCCCGTCTGCTGCGGGCGTGCAGAGATGACGCCTCCCTGTGGCGCACTCGCCTGCCGCAGGCGATCGCTGGGGAAGCGGCGACGTGGGATGCCTGTCTTCGCGACATAAGCTAA
- the LOC127327520 gene encoding uncharacterized protein has product MEDYFSRILNLAWQLRQHLTQFIDVFRSIDWLPQRHEVQFSACYRELLPGVERYIHGQSSVLSISNTTEELSISNTAEEQAADRISVRETTFSNGLSRICERSYACWSSYRLVGFRFGQRLAFHVRELCSLLSNEIHTKLTRFLHRFWTTLEGSSGDIGWLQRTQMSLYSVDGTSRFHELLHDVRNGMHYLPNTLVYLLIPGLFSNHSPLYFLTTKRFFSKMGLTCHIAKIHSEASVEKNARELKLYIEELYWGSGKQVLLLGHSKGGVDAAAALSLYWSELKGKVAGLALVQSPYGGTPVVSDILREGQIADKETRRIMELIVCRLIKGDMRALEDLTYARRKDFISRHKFPVDELPIISFHTEASTAPTVLATLSRIAQAELLPLLAPLPCFLSEYVESVFASMKLPLVMPVSAAMAIVALHLRLRYGERSDGLVTRRDAEVPGSVVVRPERRLDHSWLVFSTLRRYRAEADATEVCEALMVMLVEIGRKKRCLIDNLPC; this is encoded by the exons ATGGAGGATTATTTTTCACGCATCCTAAACCTTGCTTGGCAGTTACGACAGCACTTGACACAATTTATAG ATGTGTTTCGGTCCATTGATTGGCTCCCCCAACGCCATGAAGTTCAGTTCTCTGCTTGCTATAGAGAACTGTTGCCTGGCGTTGAAAGATATATTCATGGACAGAGTTCCGTGTTGTCCATTAGTAATACTACAGAAGAGTTGTCCATTAGTAACACTGCAGAAGAACAGGCTGCGGATAGGATATCTGTGAGGGAGACTACATTCAGCAATGGCTTGTCCAGAATTTGTGAAAG ATCATACGCCTGCTGGTCTTCCTATCGTTTGGTTGGCTTCAGATTTGGACAAAGGCTGGCATTCCATGTGCGAGAATTGTGCAGTCTCTTGTCAAATGAGATCCATACCAAACTAACCAG GTTCTTGCATCGTTTCTGGACAACACTAGAGGGCTCTTCTGGAGATATAGGATGGTTGCAAAGAACTCAAATGTCGCTTTATTCAGTTGATGGCACATCTCGCTTTCATGAGCTTTTGCATGATGTCAG AAATGGCATGCATTATCTGCCTAATACACTGGTCTACTTGCTCATCCCTG GTCTTTTTAGCAACCACAGTCCACTTTATTTTCTTACTACCAAAAGATTTTTTTCAAAGATGGGGCTTACTTGCCATATTGCAAAGATTCATAGTGAG GCATCAGTGGAGAAAAATGCAAGGGAACTGAAATTATACATCGAAGAGCTCTACTGGGGATCTGGCAAACAGGTTTTGCTCCTGGGACATAGCAAAGGTGGAGTTGATGCAGCAGCCGCACTTTCCTTGTACTGGTCCGAGCTCAAGGGTAAGGTTGCTGGCCTAGCATTGGTTCAGAGTCCGTATGGTGGCACCCCGGTGGTTTCTGATATCCTTCGGGAAGGCCAGATTGCTGACAAGGAGACGAGGAGGATCATGGAACTGATAGTGTGCAGACTAATCAAG GGTGATATGAGAGCCTTGGAGGATCTCACATATGCCAGGAGAAAGGACTTCATCTCCAGGCACAAGTTCCCCGTGGATGAACTGCCGATCATCTCCTTCCACACGGAGGCTAGTACCGCCCCGACAGTGCTCGCCACACTGAGCCGCATCGCCCAGGCAGAGCTCCTCCCGTTGCTTGCACCCTTGCCGTGCTTCCTATCCGAGTACGTGGAATCGGTCTTCGCTTCTATGAAGCTGCCTCTGGTGATGCCGGTTTCGGCCGCGATGGCGATCGTTGCGCTCCACCTACGGCTGAGGTACGGGGAGAGGAGCGATGGCCTGGTGACACGGCGCGATGCCGAGGTGCCAGGGTCCGTGGTGGTGAGGCCGGAGAGGAGGCTGGACCACTCGTGGCTGGTGTTCTCGACCCTGAGAAGGTACCGCGCTGAAGCTGACGCTACCGAGGTGTGTGAGGCCCTGATGGTCATGCTCGTCGAGATCGGCAGGAAGAAACGTTGTTTGATTGACAATCTGCCATGCTGA